From the Patescibacteria group bacterium genome, one window contains:
- the ruvX gene encoding Holliday junction resolvase RuvX — protein sequence MKLLALDFGGRRIGVAVGDSEIGVANARTFLLNDGDALDNLVELIEREGIEKILIGLPRGFREETEQTGIVRKFAERLDAKIAIPLEFVDERFTSKIATSNLQTANLNSREQKNLVDSESARIILQEFFDS from the coding sequence ATGAAGCTGCTCGCGCTCGATTTCGGCGGGCGGAGAATCGGCGTGGCTGTCGGCGACTCGGAAATCGGCGTGGCGAATGCCCGAACTTTTTTGCTGAATGACGGCGATGCGCTGGATAATCTCGTCGAGCTCATCGAACGCGAAGGCATTGAAAAAATTTTAATCGGGCTGCCCCGTGGTTTCCGCGAAGAAACTGAGCAAACTGGCATCGTGCGCAAATTTGCCGAGCGACTGGATGCGAAAATCGCGATTCCGCTGGAATTCGTGGACGAACGCTTCACGAGCAAAATCGCGACCAGCAATCTTCAAACCGCAAACTTAAATTCGCGCGAGCAAAAAAATTTGGTGGATTCCGAATCTGCCCGGATAATTCTGCAAGAATTTTTCGACTCCTAG
- a CDS encoding ABC transporter substrate-binding protein: MFKLFNSCSLTEKILVGALSLAILIAAFQIGNRFYLENSEPGPATGGTFVEGVIGEFNFINPVLAQTNLDRDLTSLVFSGLTRFDPVSNTIVDGIASHELSADQRTYTFRIKDGVEWQDGEPVTADDVIFTFHDIIQNENFPNPAVANDFFGVEIEKVDDMTVTMTLQKKYAFFIYNTTVGLLPKHILEGTKAADLLSSDFNLNPIGCGPYRIDSVGANAIRLSAFDGFYAGQPYIDSVIFRIFSDEDELLANLDGILGTKDLSDKSVKSFGNDARLELHDFTLPQYVGLFFNTERPILSDQKLRLGLQLATNKDKVAEARGGRVKVIDTPLLEIASADWKYEFAAARADGALFDAGWLYPASANVTVGATSTPVVKKSPKFINQPTSQDFFATAETEFFVGGTTPTDATKIIVNGYQLSKFTAGDADWTYKASVALGTLKEGENEFVVANQIGEFDRVKIFYSADAAAREKWLGEQQAAVAKTPAAPAPTPTPAVTTPSSDTPNSLLLRYKDEEPLALKLLISENQPEFLSVAEEIARQWRERGVKLTIERLPEDDFLARLNKRDYDIVLFGQNLGYNLDAYSFWHSSEAREGGSNLSNLKSSSVNAWLEQIRSSFDSTERRKRLANLRAVLSEEVPAVMLYTPTYSYVVDKKVEGFNLGHIALKRDRLANLPTWYLRESRQANANFNLLNFAQWFFSEAL; the protein is encoded by the coding sequence ATGTTCAAGCTTTTTAATTCGTGCTCACTTACCGAAAAAATTTTGGTCGGTGCTTTGAGCTTGGCGATTTTGATTGCCGCTTTCCAGATTGGTAATCGCTTCTATCTGGAAAATTCCGAGCCGGGACCGGCGACGGGCGGAACTTTCGTCGAAGGTGTCATCGGCGAATTTAATTTCATCAATCCGGTCCTCGCCCAGACGAATCTCGACCGCGACCTGACTTCGCTCGTCTTCAGCGGACTCACCCGCTTCGATCCGGTTTCGAATACGATTGTCGACGGCATCGCCAGTCACGAGCTTAGTGCTGATCAGCGCACTTACACTTTTCGCATCAAAGACGGCGTAGAGTGGCAGGATGGCGAGCCGGTCACAGCTGACGATGTGATTTTCACTTTTCACGACATCATCCAAAATGAGAACTTTCCGAATCCCGCTGTCGCCAATGATTTTTTCGGCGTGGAAATTGAGAAGGTCGACGACATGACTGTGACGATGACTCTGCAAAAGAAGTACGCCTTTTTCATTTACAACACGACCGTCGGACTTTTGCCGAAACACATCCTGGAAGGAACGAAAGCTGCCGACCTGCTGTCGAGCGATTTCAATCTGAATCCGATTGGTTGCGGACCGTACCGCATCGACTCGGTCGGCGCCAATGCGATTCGCCTTTCGGCTTTCGACGGTTTCTACGCCGGACAGCCGTACATCGACTCAGTGATTTTCCGAATTTTCAGCGATGAAGATGAGCTGCTCGCCAATTTGGACGGGATTCTCGGCACCAAAGATTTGAGCGACAAAAGCGTGAAAAGTTTTGGCAATGATGCGCGCCTGGAGCTGCACGATTTCACACTGCCGCAGTATGTCGGACTTTTTTTCAATACTGAACGCCCGATTTTGAGCGACCAGAAATTGCGGCTCGGTCTCCAGCTCGCGACGAATAAAGACAAAGTCGCGGAGGCGCGCGGCGGTCGCGTGAAAGTCATCGACACGCCGCTGCTCGAAATCGCCTCGGCGGATTGGAAATACGAATTCGCCGCCGCCCGTGCCGACGGCGCGCTTTTCGACGCCGGCTGGCTGTATCCCGCCAGTGCCAATGTCACCGTGGGCGCCACCTCCACACCCGTCGTCAAGAAATCGCCGAAATTTATCAATCAGCCGACGAGCCAAGATTTTTTCGCGACAGCGGAGACGGAATTTTTCGTCGGAGGCACCACACCGACCGATGCGACCAAGATAATCGTGAATGGTTATCAGCTTTCGAAATTCACCGCCGGTGACGCCGACTGGACCTACAAAGCCTCAGTCGCGCTCGGGACTTTGAAAGAAGGTGAAAATGAATTTGTCGTCGCCAACCAAATTGGTGAGTTCGACCGCGTGAAGATTTTTTATTCCGCAGATGCCGCCGCGCGGGAAAAATGGCTCGGCGAGCAGCAGGCTGCCGTCGCGAAAACTCCGGCTGCGCCAGCTCCGACACCGACTCCCGCGGTCACCACTCCAAGCAGTGACACGCCAAATTCCCTACTGTTACGCTACAAAGACGAAGAACCACTCGCGCTCAAACTTTTGATTTCGGAAAACCAACCGGAATTCTTGTCCGTCGCCGAGGAAATCGCGCGGCAGTGGCGCGAACGCGGTGTGAAGCTCACCATCGAGCGTTTGCCGGAGGACGACTTCTTGGCGCGACTGAATAAGCGCGATTACGATATCGTGCTCTTCGGTCAAAATCTCGGCTACAACCTCGACGCTTATTCTTTCTGGCATTCGAGCGAAGCGCGCGAAGGCGGCAGCAATTTATCGAATCTGAAATCCTCGTCTGTGAATGCTTGGCTCGAGCAAATCCGCTCCAGCTTCGACTCGACCGAACGCCGCAAGCGCCTCGCGAATCTGCGGGCAGTCCTGAGCGAGGAAGTTCCGGCAGTCATGCTCTACACGCCGACTTATTCCTATGTCGTCGATAAAAAAGTCGAAGGCTTCAATCTCGGTCACATCGCACTCAAACGCGACCGCCTCGCGAATCTCCCGACTTGGTATCTGCGCGAATCGCGTCAGGCGAATGCCAATTTCAATTTGTTGAATTTCGCGCAGTGGTTTTTTAGCGAAGCTCTGTAA
- the secG gene encoding preprotein translocase subunit SecG, with protein MQNILLYIQIGSAILLILTILSQSKSAGLSATFGGGGGAFTSKRGVDRILENATIVFAIVFFGAALAYIFI; from the coding sequence ATGCAAAACATCCTTCTCTACATCCAAATCGGCTCCGCCATTTTGCTCATCCTGACGATTCTGTCGCAGAGCAAATCAGCCGGTCTCTCGGCGACTTTCGGCGGAGGCGGCGGGGCATTTACGAGCAAACGCGGCGTCGACCGCATCCTCGAAAATGCAACAATTGTTTTCGCGATCGTCTTTTTCGGTGCGGCGCTCGCGTATATTTTCATTTAA
- a CDS encoding phage holin family protein, protein MLSRIILSIIANSAGLYVVDYFLTNLCFVERAAVACPVKPEFNLLAFAIAAVTLGLLNVSIKPFLKIISLPITFLTAGLFMFVVNGVVFGLLVWILNTLDLSSLKVLIEGQNVFLTYLYAAIILGLFNILTHWLVRK, encoded by the coding sequence ATGCTCAGCCGAATCATCCTCTCGATCATCGCGAATTCAGCCGGACTGTATGTCGTCGACTACTTCCTGACCAATCTGTGTTTCGTGGAGCGCGCTGCTGTGGCTTGCCCGGTCAAGCCGGAATTCAATTTGCTCGCTTTCGCAATTGCTGCGGTGACGCTCGGACTTTTGAATGTCTCGATCAAGCCGTTTCTGAAAATCATCTCGCTGCCAATCACCTTCCTCACTGCCGGACTTTTCATGTTCGTCGTGAATGGTGTCGTCTTCGGACTGCTCGTCTGGATCCTGAATACACTCGACCTCAGCTCGCTCAAAGTTCTGATCGAAGGACAAAATGTCTTCTTGACTTATCTTTACGCCGCGATTATCCTCGGACTCTTCAATATTCTCACGCACTGGCTCGTGCGCAAATAA
- a CDS encoding class I tRNA ligase family protein: MPFPKIDPKQSFPKMEEEILAFWQREKIFEKSLARNPATKEFKFFDGPPFATGLPHYGHILQGVIKDLIPRYKTMQGYHVPRIWGWDCHGLPVENLIEKELGLKSKKDIEEFGVAKFNEKCRESVLKFAGEWEKTVARMGRWIDMEHAYKTMDLEFMDSVWWVFGELWNKGLIYEGLKPMQVCPRCATPLANFEVGLNYKDVTDLSAIAKFAVEGEPNTFLLAWTTTPWTLPGNVALAVNPEIEYVKVETKNFHEEVENFWIAKEIFENWKEKEIYLFKRSVKELSERETPEPVTKTFLEIKIIETKKGSDLVGKTYKPLFNYFAEAAVNPRVNSGVNGISDSGVNDNSKDNFENIPGLYFITFNTENSEPIFADSKLKDICAEAFREVAEKNNYKIYELAIMPDHVHLVIEIEEGGESLPKILQNLKGFSSKILKSSLTPELTRGLTVRQDSQGHEYSPIWRQGYDKKFIYSEDEYSKVSDYIRQNPEKKNLPPQKYAWLKIFDDVNQPIKFAEQKPQGFRVVAADFITTDEGTGIVHIAPAFGEDDYNLAKKEHLPIFQNVSLDGRYTDAVTDFVGVEVKPKDDPTKTDRKIVEFLGDQIFATQNYKHSYPFCWRCESPLLNYATSSWFVAVEKLKAGLIKNNSGINWIPEHIKTGRFGKWLEGARDWAISRNRFWGAPLPIWRCEKCGELKCLSGKAELEKLSGKKVADLHKHFVDAIEIPCEKCDGKMQRIPEVLDCWFESGSMPFAQFGEKEKAQIPADFIAEAQDQTRGWFYTLHVLATALANKPAYANCVCSGLILAEDGAKMSKSKQNFPPPQKIFDEFGADAMRLYLMNSPVTHAADLRFSERGVEEILRGVLLPLWNTFYFFTTYANADGWEPTKNLELKTQNKLDAWILSELNILVREMTTNLEQFEIQKAVAPLEKFLDGLTNWYVRRSRRRFWRKFSTGTVNPRVNSGVNSDEIDSDKNAAYATLFEVLKTVAKLLAPITPFLAEKIWQNLTGGKSVHLESWPKVEENLIDENLSAEVDTTRKIISLGLKIRANEKIKVRQPLAKMTVALSQKVELDLETIREELNVKNLEIAENPDTIAEQSVEVNARAAGKKFGAKIQKIIAAAKAVEFEIVDGGVKILDEILSGEEITIGFRGKSGAAVESEDGIVVALDTKITPELELEGQARDLVRAIQELRKQADFDVADRIELQLENADAILEKFADYIAAETLATKVVRQLANPAASGGLEAIKIGVRKVDS, from the coding sequence ATGCCTTTTCCCAAAATAGATCCGAAGCAGTCTTTCCCAAAAATGGAGGAAGAAATCCTCGCCTTTTGGCAGCGGGAGAAAATTTTTGAAAAGAGTTTGGCGCGGAATCCAGCGACCAAGGAATTTAAATTTTTCGACGGTCCGCCTTTCGCGACGGGACTGCCGCACTACGGTCATATCTTGCAGGGCGTAATCAAAGACTTGATTCCAAGATATAAAACGATGCAGGGTTACCATGTTCCGCGCATTTGGGGTTGGGATTGCCACGGTTTGCCGGTCGAGAATTTAATCGAAAAAGAACTCGGACTGAAGAGCAAAAAAGACATCGAGGAATTCGGTGTCGCGAAATTCAATGAAAAATGTCGCGAGTCGGTTTTGAAATTCGCGGGCGAGTGGGAGAAAACTGTCGCGCGCATGGGTCGTTGGATCGACATGGAGCACGCGTACAAAACTATGGACCTCGAATTCATGGATTCGGTTTGGTGGGTCTTCGGCGAACTTTGGAACAAGGGTTTGATTTACGAAGGACTGAAGCCGATGCAAGTCTGTCCGCGCTGCGCCACGCCGTTGGCGAATTTCGAAGTCGGTCTGAATTACAAAGATGTCACCGACCTTTCCGCGATTGCGAAATTCGCAGTCGAAGGCGAACCGAATACTTTTTTGCTCGCGTGGACGACGACGCCGTGGACGCTGCCGGGAAATGTGGCGTTGGCAGTGAATCCAGAAATTGAGTATGTGAAAGTTGAAACAAAAAACTTTCACGAAGAAGTAGAAAACTTTTGGATTGCAAAAGAAATTTTCGAAAATTGGAAAGAAAAAGAAATTTATCTTTTCAAAAGAAGCGTAAAAGAATTGAGCGAGCGCGAAACCCCCGAACCGGTCACGAAAACTTTTCTCGAAATAAAAATTATCGAAACGAAAAAAGGTTCCGATCTCGTCGGCAAAACCTACAAACCACTTTTCAATTATTTCGCTGAAGCAGCAGTTAACCCCCGAGTTAACTCGGGGGTTAACGGAATAAGTGACTCGGGGGTTAACGACAATAGTAAGGATAATTTTGAAAATATTCCTGGACTTTATTTCATCACATTTAATACGGAAAATTCGGAGCCAATTTTTGCGGACTCAAAATTAAAGGATATTTGTGCCGAGGCTTTTCGTGAGGTCGCCGAAAAAAATAATTACAAAATTTACGAACTGGCGATAATGCCAGACCATGTGCACTTGGTGATTGAGATAGAGGAAGGCGGAGAGAGCTTGCCAAAAATCTTACAAAACCTGAAAGGTTTTTCTAGCAAAATACTTAAGTCCTCGTTAACCCCCGAGTTAACTCGGGGGTTAACTGTCAGGCAAGATAGTCAGGGACATGAATACAGTCCTATTTGGAGGCAGGGCTATGACAAAAAATTTATCTATTCTGAAGATGAATATTCCAAAGTCTCTGATTACATCCGCCAAAATCCGGAGAAAAAAAATCTCCCGCCTCAAAAATACGCTTGGTTGAAAATTTTTGACGATGTGAATCAGCCTATTAAATTTGCGGAACAAAAACCGCAAGGCTTTCGCGTCGTCGCCGCGGATTTCATCACGACGGACGAAGGCACGGGCATCGTCCACATCGCGCCGGCTTTCGGCGAGGACGATTACAATCTCGCGAAGAAAGAGCATCTGCCGATTTTTCAAAATGTCTCGCTCGACGGCAGATACACTGACGCCGTCACCGACTTCGTCGGAGTCGAGGTCAAGCCGAAAGACGACCCAACCAAAACTGACCGCAAGATTGTCGAATTCCTCGGCGACCAAATTTTCGCGACGCAAAATTACAAACACTCGTATCCGTTTTGCTGGCGCTGTGAGTCCCCGCTTTTGAATTACGCGACCTCGAGCTGGTTCGTCGCGGTCGAAAAATTGAAAGCTGGTTTAATCAAAAATAATTCTGGTATTAACTGGATTCCCGAACACATCAAAACCGGACGCTTCGGCAAATGGCTCGAGGGCGCACGCGATTGGGCGATTTCACGAAATCGTTTTTGGGGCGCACCACTACCAATTTGGCGCTGCGAAAAATGTGGTGAGCTGAAATGCCTTTCGGGAAAAGCAGAACTCGAAAAACTGAGTGGCAAGAAAGTCGCCGATCTGCACAAACATTTTGTCGATGCGATTGAGATTCCTTGCGAGAAATGTGACGGCAAAATGCAGCGCATTCCGGAAGTTCTCGATTGCTGGTTCGAATCTGGCTCAATGCCGTTCGCGCAATTTGGCGAGAAAGAAAAAGCGCAAATTCCAGCGGACTTCATCGCCGAAGCGCAAGATCAAACACGCGGTTGGTTTTACACTCTGCATGTCCTCGCGACTGCGCTCGCGAATAAACCCGCTTACGCGAATTGCGTTTGCTCGGGATTAATCTTGGCAGAAGACGGCGCGAAAATGTCGAAGTCGAAACAGAACTTCCCACCGCCGCAGAAAATTTTTGACGAATTCGGTGCGGACGCGATGCGACTTTATCTGATGAATTCGCCTGTCACGCACGCCGCCGATTTGCGTTTCAGTGAGCGCGGCGTCGAAGAAATCCTGCGCGGAGTTTTGCTGCCGCTCTGGAATACTTTTTATTTCTTCACGACTTACGCGAATGCCGACGGCTGGGAGCCAACTAAAAACTTAGAGCTGAAAACGCAAAACAAATTGGATGCTTGGATTCTTTCCGAGCTAAATATTTTGGTACGCGAGATGACGACGAATCTCGAGCAATTCGAAATTCAGAAAGCCGTCGCACCACTCGAGAAATTCTTGGACGGTCTGACGAATTGGTATGTCCGTCGCAGCCGCAGAAGATTTTGGCGGAAATTTTCTACAGGAACCGTTAACCCCCGAGTTAACTCGGGGGTTAACTCTGATGAGATTGACTCAGACAAAAACGCAGCCTACGCCACGCTTTTCGAAGTACTCAAAACTGTCGCGAAATTACTCGCGCCAATCACGCCATTCCTCGCGGAGAAAATTTGGCAGAATCTAACCGGCGGCAAATCCGTCCATCTCGAATCTTGGCCGAAGGTCGAGGAAAATTTGATTGACGAAAATTTGTCTGCGGAAGTCGACACGACTCGCAAAATCATTTCGCTTGGCTTGAAGATTCGCGCGAACGAAAAAATCAAAGTCCGCCAACCTCTCGCGAAAATGACGGTCGCGTTATCACAAAAAGTTGAGCTGGATCTCGAGACAATTCGCGAAGAGTTGAATGTGAAAAATCTCGAAATCGCAGAAAATCCAGACACAATCGCCGAGCAGTCAGTCGAAGTAAACGCTCGTGCTGCCGGCAAAAAATTCGGCGCGAAGATTCAAAAAATTATCGCCGCTGCGAAAGCTGTCGAATTTGAAATCGTCGACGGCGGTGTGAAAATTTTGGACGAAATTTTGTCTGGCGAAGAAATCACAATCGGCTTCCGCGGAAAATCTGGTGCTGCGGTCGAGTCAGAAGATGGTATCGTCGTTGCGCTCGATACGAAAATTACGCCCGAGCTAGAGCTCGAAGGTCAGGCACGCGATCTCGTCCGCGCGATCCAAGAGCTGCGCAAACAAGCCGACTTCGATGTCGCCGATCGCATCGAGCTGCAGCTCGAAAATGCCGACGCGATTTTGGAAAAATTCGCAGACTACATCGCCGCCGAAACGCTCGCGACGAAAGTCGTGCGCCAGCTCGCAAATCCAGCTGCGTCAGGCGGGCTGGAGGCAATCAAAATCGGAGTCAGGAAAGTTGATAGTTAA
- the priA gene encoding primosomal protein N', producing the protein MIFAEIVFPNSPTAFTFASEIENLAVGDLVAAPLRAQILNGVVVSISKTKPDFATKKIVALVRKNILSREQVELAKFIREYYAANFGKVLKLFLPNRIWANEPAKRKAKLTEIKSVPQPKKQLTSTQAAVLKKILQTTNWKLPTLLKGITGSGKTEIYLRVILDVLEKGQSAILLVPEIALTPQLVGYFAATVPKNEIAVLHSNLSEGEKLNSWERIFAGEVKLVIGSRSALFAPVRNLGVVILDEEHEWSYKNDQNPRYHARAAAMEFAKLSGAKLILGSATPSLESYFAAKSGRLELLELPDRIGGSQLPQVEIVDLRNEMKRGNYSPFSEVLVAKIRERLAREEQIILLINKRGFASSIVCRDCGFMLECENCSLPLTFHSKINRCLCHGCGAWKTPPTKCPGCGSVAIRFLGSGTQKIESELPQLFPEARILRADHDTTTLRGSHQKIYEAFRDRKADILLGTQIVAKGLDLPNVSLVGVLLADIGLHLPDFRAAEKSFALLTQVAGRAGRGDKPGEVVIQTYSAENPAIIAARTHDFEKFFASEIADRKSNFWPPFSKVVKFIFVDESEKVARNSAEKFAAELKKLGEKNVWLAPALIARLHNKFHFHVIWRGGDPRKLLARITIPETCRVDVDPANLG; encoded by the coding sequence GTGATTTTCGCTGAAATCGTCTTCCCGAATTCCCCGACGGCTTTCACTTTCGCGAGTGAAATCGAAAATCTCGCAGTCGGTGATCTCGTCGCCGCGCCGCTGCGCGCGCAGATTTTGAACGGCGTAGTCGTCTCAATTTCAAAGACCAAACCAGATTTCGCGACGAAAAAAATCGTGGCGCTTGTTCGCAAAAACATTCTGTCACGGGAACAGGTCGAACTAGCGAAATTCATCCGCGAATATTACGCCGCGAATTTTGGCAAAGTCCTGAAATTATTTTTACCGAATCGCATTTGGGCGAATGAGCCGGCGAAGCGCAAAGCGAAACTGACTGAAATCAAAAGCGTCCCGCAGCCAAAAAAACAACTCACCTCTACCCAAGCAGCGGTTCTAAAAAAAATTCTACAAACTACCAACTGGAAACTACCAACTCTCCTGAAAGGAATCACTGGCAGCGGCAAAACGGAAATTTATCTACGCGTGATTCTGGATGTCTTGGAAAAAGGTCAATCCGCCATCCTACTCGTCCCGGAAATCGCACTCACGCCGCAGCTCGTCGGCTATTTCGCGGCGACCGTGCCGAAAAATGAAATCGCCGTTTTGCATTCGAATTTGTCGGAAGGCGAGAAATTAAATTCCTGGGAGAGAATTTTCGCGGGTGAAGTGAAACTCGTCATCGGCTCGCGTTCGGCCCTCTTCGCGCCGGTCCGAAATCTCGGCGTCGTCATCCTCGATGAGGAACACGAATGGAGCTACAAAAATGACCAAAATCCGCGCTACCACGCCCGCGCCGCCGCCATGGAATTCGCGAAATTGAGCGGCGCGAAACTGATTCTCGGCAGCGCAACTCCGAGTCTCGAAAGTTATTTCGCGGCGAAGTCCGGTCGGCTGGAATTGCTCGAGCTGCCCGACCGCATCGGCGGCTCGCAACTACCGCAGGTCGAGATCGTCGATTTGCGCAACGAAATGAAACGCGGTAATTACTCGCCTTTTTCGGAAGTCTTGGTTGCGAAAATTCGCGAGCGACTGGCGCGTGAGGAACAAATTATTTTGCTGATCAATAAGCGCGGCTTCGCCAGCTCCATCGTCTGCCGCGACTGCGGCTTCATGCTCGAATGCGAAAACTGCAGCTTGCCGCTGACTTTTCACTCGAAAATCAATCGCTGTCTCTGCCACGGCTGCGGCGCGTGGAAAACTCCCCCGACGAAATGCCCTGGCTGCGGCTCCGTCGCGATTCGCTTCCTCGGCAGCGGTACGCAAAAAATCGAAAGTGAGTTGCCGCAACTTTTCCCGGAAGCCAGAATCCTGCGCGCCGACCACGACACGACGACGCTGCGCGGCAGCCACCAAAAAATTTACGAAGCCTTCCGTGATCGCAAGGCCGACATCCTGCTCGGAACCCAGATCGTCGCGAAAGGTCTGGATTTGCCGAATGTTTCCTTGGTCGGCGTCCTGCTCGCGGACATCGGTCTGCACCTTCCCGACTTTCGCGCCGCGGAAAAATCGTTCGCGCTCCTGACTCAGGTCGCCGGTCGCGCCGGTCGCGGTGACAAACCAGGCGAAGTCGTGATTCAAACTTATTCAGCAGAAAATCCCGCCATCATCGCCGCCCGCACGCACGACTTCGAGAAATTTTTTGCGAGTGAAATCGCCGACCGCAAAAGCAATTTCTGGCCGCCCTTTTCCAAAGTCGTGAAATTTATTTTCGTCGACGAATCGGAAAAAGTCGCGCGCAATTCGGCGGAAAAATTCGCGGCGGAATTAAAAAAACTCGGTGAGAAAAATGTCTGGCTCGCGCCCGCGCTAATCGCCCGCCTGCACAACAAATTTCACTTCCATGTCATCTGGCGTGGCGGCGATCCGCGCAAACTCTTGGCGCGAATCACGATTCCTGAAACCTGCCGCGTCGATGTCGACCCGGCGAATTTAGGCTAA
- the murB gene encoding UDP-N-acetylmuramate dehydrogenase — MIIEKDISLAEFTTLRVGGAADFFARVTNLAELQFALEFATSKNLPVFVLGGGSNILFADAGFRGLVIHNEIRGIAFDGNRVKVGAGESLANLIAAVATKNLAGLESFAGIPGTVGGAVVGNANGLGEKVARVTIFENGAVRVLEKNSLEFKYRDSNLRASILVEVEFALEKSSENLVEQIQKIVLEKIAKQPFANTAGSWFKNPAGESAWELIEAAGCRGLQIGGARVSEKHANFFENAGGATAADFLTLEKIVAEAVKAKFGIELEREVVAVGNSKSQNPNLK, encoded by the coding sequence TTGATAATTGAAAAGGACATTTCGCTTGCCGAGTTCACGACTTTGCGCGTCGGTGGTGCAGCAGATTTTTTCGCGCGCGTCACGAATCTGGCCGAGCTGCAGTTCGCGCTCGAATTCGCAACAAGTAAAAATTTGCCCGTCTTTGTTCTCGGCGGCGGTTCAAATATTTTATTCGCGGATGCGGGATTTCGCGGTCTCGTCATTCATAACGAAATTCGCGGCATCGCTTTCGACGGTAATCGCGTCAAAGTCGGGGCGGGTGAGTCGCTCGCGAATTTGATTGCCGCGGTGGCGACAAAAAATCTCGCCGGACTCGAAAGTTTCGCGGGGATTCCCGGCACAGTCGGCGGCGCGGTCGTCGGTAATGCTAATGGCCTTGGCGAAAAAGTCGCGCGTGTGACAATTTTCGAAAACGGTGCGGTCAGGGTCCTCGAAAAAAATTCGCTTGAATTCAAATACCGCGACTCCAATTTACGCGCCTCGATTTTGGTCGAGGTCGAATTCGCATTAGAAAAAAGTTCGGAAAATCTCGTCGAGCAAATTCAAAAAATCGTGCTTGAAAAAATTGCCAAACAGCCTTTCGCCAATACGGCAGGCAGCTGGTTCAAAAACCCAGCGGGCGAATCGGCGTGGGAGTTGATTGAAGCAGCGGGTTGTCGCGGTCTGCAAATTGGCGGTGCGAGAGTATCTGAAAAGCACGCGAATTTTTTTGAGAATGCGGGTGGCGCGACAGCCGCGGATTTTCTCACACTGGAAAAGATTGTCGCTGAGGCAGTGAAAGCCAAGTTTGGAATTGAATTAGAAAGAGAAGTGGTTGCTGTTGGAAATTCCAAATCCCAAAATCCAAATCTCAAATAA
- a CDS encoding shikimate kinase — MKKIEKNLVLIGMRGSGKTAVGETLAQFLDFRFVDVDAELEKAEQVKIAEIVAAKGWEHFRDLETQYTKQFAAEKNVVISTGGGVVLRPENVASLKKNGVVIFIHAPIEFLARRVAKNSNRPSLTGENPVAELAKVWTEREKFYRAAADVEVFFDFETKNKKTDLLRKSKLILKAVKNFANSKD, encoded by the coding sequence ATGAAAAAAATCGAGAAAAATCTCGTCTTGATTGGCATGCGCGGCAGCGGCAAAACTGCCGTCGGCGAAACTTTGGCGCAGTTTCTAGATTTTCGTTTCGTCGATGTCGATGCCGAACTGGAAAAAGCCGAGCAAGTGAAAATTGCGGAAATCGTCGCAGCTAAAGGCTGGGAACATTTTCGGGATTTGGAAACGCAATACACCAAACAATTCGCGGCGGAAAAAAATGTCGTAATTTCGACCGGCGGTGGCGTTGTGCTGCGACCAGAAAATGTCGCGAGTTTGAAAAAAAACGGCGTCGTAATTTTCATCCATGCGCCGATTGAATTTCTGGCGCGGCGCGTCGCGAAAAATTCTAACCGCCCAAGTCTGACCGGAGAAAATCCGGTCGCTGAACTCGCGAAAGTTTGGACTGAACGCGAAAAATTTTATCGCGCGGCGGCGGATGTCGAAGTCTTTTTCGATTTCGAGACAAAGAACAAAAAGACCGACCTCCTGCGCAAGTCCAAATTAATTTTGAAAGCCGTCAAAAACTTCGCAAATTCCAAAGATTAA